A window from Gallus gallus isolate bGalGal1 chromosome 5, bGalGal1.mat.broiler.GRCg7b, whole genome shotgun sequence encodes these proteins:
- the GPR4 gene encoding ovarian cancer G-protein coupled receptor 1, translated as MVYVERQKMLNFTENATEKCIIDHNIHQTLSPVVYIVVFIIGFPANCLSLYYGYLQIKAKNELGIYLCNLTIADLFYIFSLPFWIQYVLQHDNWTYDELLCKICGILLYENIYISVGFLCCISIDRYLAVVHPFRFHQFRTMKAAVIVSAIIWTKEIVTCSFVFVHGEISMDAESHVVCFEHYPIKEWEHSINYYRFSAGFLFPFFLLAFSYCGILRVVHRSHGTQKKKKLQIKRLVSSTVFIFLVCFGPYHILLVVRSVFESNCSFAGKIFNIYHTSLLLTTFNCVADPVLYCFSSESTYLNFVKMRDSCLRHLGCLRTETKESYQLNAPETPSRAQHEHQPRLLQESQGETGAKDSSSTRADHLQHPSKGALV; from the coding sequence ATGGTATACGTTGAGAGGCAGAAGATGCTGAATTTCACAGAGAATGCAACTGAAAAGTGCATCATTGATCATAATATTCACCAGACGTTATCCCCTGTGGTGTACATAGTTGTATTTATCATAGGATTCCCAGCTAACTGCCTGTCACTGTACTATGGGTACTTACAGATCAAGGCTAAAAATGAGTTGGGTATCTACCTTTGCAATTTGACCATAGCAGACctgttttacatattttctttgcctttctggATCCAGTATGTTTTACAGCATGACAATTGGACCTATGATGAACTGCTGTGCAAAATCTGTGGCATCCTCTTGTATGAGAACATCTATATCAGTGTGGGCTTCCTCTGCTGCATCTCCATTGACCGCTATCTGGCGGTAGTGCACCCTTTTCGGTTTCATCAGTTTCGGACAATGAAGGCTGCTGTGATTGTGAGTGCCATTATTTGGACCAAGGAGATAGTGACATGCTCGTTTGTCTTTGTGCATGGGGAGATCAGTATGGATGCCGAGAGCCATGTGGTGTGCTTCGAGCATTACCCCATCAAAGAATGGGAGCACAGTATCAATTACTACCGCTTCTCTGCTggcttccttttccccttctttctgctgGCCTTCTCTTACTGTGGCATTTTACGAGTTGTCCACAGGAGTCACGGCActcaaaagaagaagaaactcCAAATTAAACGTTTGGTTTCGAGcactgtcttcatttttttagtttgctttgGACCATACCATATCCTCCTTGTAGTTCGCAGTGTGTTTGAGAGCAACTGCTCATTTGCTggcaaaatatttaacatttacCATACTTCTCTCCTGCTGACTACATTTAACTGCGTTGCTGACCCAGTACTGTACTGTTTTTCCAGCGAAAGCACCTACCTGAACTTTGTCAAGATGCGAGACTCTTGCTTAAGGCATTTAGGATGTCTAAGGACTGAGACAAAGGAATCCTATCAGCTGAATGCTCCAGAAACTCCCAGCAGGGCACAACATGAGCATCAGCCAAGGTTATTACAAGAATCACAGGGTGAAACTGGAGCAAAGGACTCTTCCTCAACTAGGGCAGACCATCTACAGCATCCATCAAAAGGGGCACTTGTGTAA